The Deltaproteobacteria bacterium region CACCGGTTGAGATTCCTGTTGAACCACCGCGTTCCTCCCCTGCGTGATGAGAGGTCAGCGTTAGAGGATTTGCCGGCCCGTCGCAAGTCCGCGGTGCCAACGGCCAGGGTCACCTTGACCCGTTTCCCCTTTCACGCCACTATGAGCAGGCGACACGCATGAACGCGCGGCGCCACGACCCACGACACGCAATACAGGTTCCTGTCAGGAGACAACATGAGCGACATTCACTTCATCGACACCACGCTGCGGGACGGCAACCAGAGCCTCTGGGCGCTCAACATGAAGACGGCGGCCATGGTGGAGGCGGCGGAGCAGATGGACCAGGCGGGCTTCGAGTCCATGGAGTTCTTCGTCACCAACATGTTCAAGAAGTACGTGCGCGAGCACAAGGAGGACCCGTGGGAGTGGCTGAGGGAGGGCACCAAGCGGCTGCGCAAGACCGAGCTGCGGCTCCACGGCGGGCTCAAGGGCGGGCTCGAGAAGAAGCCGGCTTCGATCCTGCGGCTGATCATCCAGAAGGTCATCGACAGCGGCATCACCCTCACCCGCACCTCTAACTGCTGGAACGACTACGAGGTGTTCGGCGAGGAGGTGAAGGGGCTGCGCGAGCTCGGCATGGAGACCGTCGTCAACCTGATCTACTCGGTATCGCCGCGGCACACCGACGAGTACTACGCGCGGAAGGCGCGGGAGGCCGCGGCCCTGAAGCCCCACAGCGTCTGCTTCAAGGACGTGGGCGGCCTGCTCACTCCCGAGCGTACCCGGGCGCTGGTGCCCTTGGTGATGGAGAACATCGGCGACACCCCGGTGGAGTTCCACGCCCACTGCAACAACGGCCTGGCGCCGCTCAACTACCTCGAGGCCATCAAGCTCGGCATGACCACCATCCACACCAGCGTGCCGCCGCTGGCCAACGCCTCGGCCCAGCCGTCCATCTTCAACATGGTGCGGAACATCCGCGCCATGGGGCACGAGGCGCTGGTGGACGAAGAGGTGCTGCGGCCGGTGGAGCAGCACTTCACCTACGTGGCCAAGCGCGACGGACTCCCCATCGGCAAGCCGGTGGAGTACAACCACGGCCAGTACCTGCACCAGGTGCCCGGCGGCATGATCTCCAACTTCGTGCATCAGCTCAAGCTCGTGGGCATGGAGGACAAACTGCCCGCCGCGCTGGAGGAAGCCGCCCGGGTGCGCGCCGAGTGGGGCTACCCCATCATGGTGACGCCGCTGTCACAGTTCGTCGGCACGCAGGCCGCGTTCAACGTCATCCTGGGCGAGCGCTACAAGGAGGTCGCGGACCAGTC contains the following coding sequences:
- a CDS encoding biotin carboxyl carrier protein, with protein sequence MSDIHFIDTTLRDGNQSLWALNMKTAAMVEAAEQMDQAGFESMEFFVTNMFKKYVREHKEDPWEWLREGTKRLRKTELRLHGGLKGGLEKKPASILRLIIQKVIDSGITLTRTSNCWNDYEVFGEEVKGLRELGMETVVNLIYSVSPRHTDEYYARKAREAAALKPHSVCFKDVGGLLTPERTRALVPLVMENIGDTPVEFHAHCNNGLAPLNYLEAIKLGMTTIHTSVPPLANASAQPSIFNMVRNIRAMGHEALVDEEVLRPVEQHFTYVAKRDGLPIGKPVEYNHGQYLHQVPGGMISNFVHQLKLVGMEDKLPAALEEAARVRAEWGYPIMVTPLSQFVGTQAAFNVILGERYKEVADQSIQYALGIWGREGAELMDPDVKDKILGRPRAKAWTGWEQPEPSLAELRSQLGGPSISDEELVLRVYAGVDEVKTMMESGRPREYLSASQPLVRLINELTKQKEYTQVYIRKPGFSLTLGRDGDGANGATDL